A stretch of the Esox lucius isolate fEsoLuc1 chromosome 2, fEsoLuc1.pri, whole genome shotgun sequence genome encodes the following:
- the apba2b gene encoding amyloid-beta A4 precursor protein-binding family A member 2 isoform X1 → MAYRKRPGTSGCSMVEPPSQAPCSAPYPPEQHSLEQEEALEGGEEEEEEDVRYCSQQGLEPEMTDSRPATPATPEHDPQHDPGQVHLDRNDHDDHSHSDCHSHHEVDCHVRDHGHEHEACHGHHHDHADSLDGDSSSDYVNNTSEDEDYDEGLPEEDEGVTYYIRYCPEDDSYLEGNVDCNEAEVEYASSTVQQVQSEKPTHTDDCQEAVEEWVEGDVGEVRCEVVEQDPDEQIYDGRPQPILDHHPHPANLLQEEEEEEGDDSEEFLPNEEAEEERDGVGYTGDYYAPEDNGNSVVHVGRSPYRGRKVVVEGETGEEAEEDIDQIVAEIKMSMSMGSLSSGGTDPGHSPEELLADPPEAPAKLETPTPHRHDSRPKSLKLPSTRHNHPDLQRGFKVRSRTPEERQKWAEEQMTNEAEQPRKQQRSDLNVPLENNNVPEQTKKAASFPSFVDVPGPCEPEDLIDGIIFAANYLGSTQLLSERNPSKNIRMMQAQEAVSRVKRVQKAAKIKKKASPEGDAQTLTEVDLFISTQRIKVLNADTQETMMDNALRTISYIADIGNIVVLMARRRMPRTASQDCIETTPGAPEAKKQYKMICHVFESEDAQLIAQSIGQAFSVAYQEFLRANGINPEDLSQKEYSDIINTQEMYNDDLIHFSNSENCKELQLDKQKGEILGVVIVESGWGSILPTVILANMMNGGPAARSGKLSIGDQIMSINNTSLVGLPLATCQGIIKGLKNQVQVKLNIVSCPPVTTVLIKRPDLKYQLGFSVQNGIICSLMRGGIAERGGVRVGHRIIEINGQSVVATAHEKIVQALSNSVGEIHMKTMPAAMFRLLTGQETPMFI, encoded by the exons ATGGCTTACAGGAAGAGGCCAGGGACCAGTGGCTGCAGCATGGTGGAGCCCCCCTCCCAGGCCCCCTGCTCTGCCCCCTATCCCCCGGAGCAACACAGCCTGGAGCAGGAGGAGGCActtgagggaggagaggaggaggaggaggaggacgtcCGCTACTGCAGCCAGCAGGGCCTGGAGCCAGAGATGACGGACAGTCGTCCTGCCACGCCTGCTACACCAGAACATGACCCCCAGCATGACCCCGGTCAGGTTCACTTGGACCGCAACGATCACGACGACCACAGTCACAGCGACTGTCACAGTCACCACGAGGTAGACTGCCATGTCCGTGACCACGGTCACGAACACGAAGCCTGCCACGGTCACCACCATGACCACGCTGACAGCCTGGACGGAGACTCCAGCTCCGACTATGTCAACAACACTTCGGAGGATGAGGACTACGACGAGGGCCTGCCGGAGGAGGACGAGGGCGTCACGTACTACATCCGCTATTGTCCTGAGGATGACAGCTACCTGGAGGGCAACGTGGACTGTAACGAGGCTGAGGTGGAATACGCCAGCAGCACCGTGCAGCAGGTCCAGTCTGAGAAGCCCACCCACACAGACGACTGCCAGGAGGCGGTGGAGGAGTGGGTGGAGGGAGACGTGGGGGAGGTGCGCTGCGAGGTGGTGGAGCAAGACCCGGATGAGCAGATCTACGACGGGCGACCGCAGCCCATCCTcgaccaccacccccaccccgcCAACCTCctgcaggaggaggaagaggaggagggggacgaCAGCGAGGAGTTCCTCCCCAAcgaagaggcagaggaggagagagatggggtcgGCTATACTGGGGACTACTACGCCCCAGAGGACAATGGGAACTCTGTGGTTCACGTAGGGAGGTCTCCGTACCGTGGCCGTaaggtggtggtggagggggagacgggggaggaggcggaggaggacATTGACCAGATAGTGGCCGAGATCAAGATGAGCATGAGCATGGGGAGTCTGAGCAGTGGAGGCACCGACCCAGGCCACAGTCCTGAGGAGCTGCTGGCCGACCCACCTGAGGCCCCGGCCAAGCTCgaaacccccaccccccaccgcCACGACAGCCGACCCAAGTCCCTCAAACTCCCCTCCACACGGCACAACCACCCCGATCTCCAGAGGGGTTTCAAGGTGCGCTCCCGCACCCCGGAGGAGCGACAGAAGTGGGCTGAAGAACAG ATGACCAATGAGGCAGAGCAGCCCAGGAAACAGCAGCGCTCTGACCTCAATGTGCCTCTGGAGAACAACAACGTCCCTGAG CAAACAAAGAAGGCTGCATCTTTCCCCAGCTTTGTTGATG tTCCAGGGCCCTGCGAGCCAGAGGATCTTATTGATGGCATCATCTTTGCTGCTAACTACCTGGGCTCCACCCAGCTGCTCTCTGAAAGGAACCCGTCCAAGAACATCCGCATGATGCAGGCCCAGGAAGCAGTCAGCCGGGTCAAg AGGGTTCAGAAGGCTGCCAAAATCAAGAAAAAGGCG AGTCCAGAGGGGGATGCACAGACACTGACGGAGGTGGACCTCTTCATCTCCACCCAGAGGATCAAAGTGCTCAATGCAGACACCCAG GAGACCATGATGGACAATGCCTTGCGTACCATCTCCTACATTGCCGACATCGGCAACATTGTGGTGCTGATGGCGAGACGCCGTATGCCTCGCACAGCCTCCCAGGACTGCATCGAGACGACACCCGGAGCGCCAGAGGCAAAGAAGCAGTACAAGATGATCTGCCATGTGTTTGAGTCCGAGGAC GCCCAGCTCATAGCCCAGTCGATTGGGCAGGCATTCAGTGTGGCCTACCAGGAGTTCCTGAGGGCTAACGGCATCAACCCGGAGGACCTCAGTCAGAAGGAGTACAGTGACATCATCAACACGCAGGAAATGTACAACGACGACCTCATCCACTTCTCCAACTCTGAGAACTGCAAAGAG CTGCAGTTGGACAAGCAGAAGGGGGAGATTCTGGGTGTGGTGATAGTGGAGTCTGGCTGGGGATCCATTCTGCCCACGGTCATCCTGGCCAACATGATGAACGGTGGGCCGGCGGCCCGCTCCGGGAAGCTCAGCATCGGAGATCAGATCATGTCCATCAACAACACAAGCCTGGTGGGGTTGCCGCTCGCCACCTGTCAGGGAATCATCAAG GGCCTGAAGAACCAGGTCCAGGTGAAACTGAACATCGTCAGCTGTCCCCCTGTCACCACCGTACTCATCAAGAGGCCAGACCTCAAGTACCAGCTGGGCTTCAGTGTCCAGAATGGGATT ATCTGTAGCCTGATGCGTGGGGGTATTGCTGAACGAGGAGGTGTCCGGGTTGGCCATCGCATTATTGAGATCAACGGACAGAGCGTTGTGGCTACAGCACATGAAAAGATTGTCCAAGCACTCTCCAACTCGGTGGGAGAG ATTCACATGAAAACGATGCCAGCCGCCATGTTCAGACTCTTAACCGGACAGGAGACCCCTATGTTTATATAA
- the apba2b gene encoding amyloid-beta A4 precursor protein-binding family A member 2 isoform X3, producing the protein MAYRKRPGTSGCSMVEPPSQAPCSAPYPPEQHSLEQEEALEGGEEEEEEDVRYCSQQGLEPEMTDSRPATPATPEHDPQHDPGQVHLDRNDHDDHSHSDCHSHHEVDCHVRDHGHEHEACHGHHHDHADSLDGDSSSDYVNNTSEDEDYDEGLPEEDEGVTYYIRYCPEDDSYLEGNVDCNEAEVEYASSTVQQVQSEKPTHTDDCQEAVEEWVEGDVGEVRCEVVEQDPDEQIYDGRPQPILDHHPHPANLLQEEEEEEGDDSEEFLPNEEAEEERDGVGYTGDYYAPEDNGNSVVHVGRSPYRGRKVVVEGETGEEAEEDIDQIVAEIKMSMSMGSLSSGGTDPGHSPEELLADPPEAPAKLETPTPHRHDSRPKSLKLPSTRHNHPDLQRGFKVRSRTPEERQKWAEEQMTNEAEQPRKQQRSDLNVPLENNNVPEQTKKAASFPSFVDVPGPCEPEDLIDGIIFAANYLGSTQLLSERNPSKNIRMMQAQEAVSRVKSPEGDAQTLTEVDLFISTQRIKVLNADTQETMMDNALRTISYIADIGNIVVLMARRRMPRTASQDCIETTPGAPEAKKQYKMICHVFESEDAQLIAQSIGQAFSVAYQEFLRANGINPEDLSQKEYSDIINTQEMYNDDLIHFSNSENCKELQLDKQKGEILGVVIVESGWGSILPTVILANMMNGGPAARSGKLSIGDQIMSINNTSLVGLPLATCQGIIKGLKNQVQVKLNIVSCPPVTTVLIKRPDLKYQLGFSVQNGIICSLMRGGIAERGGVRVGHRIIEINGQSVVATAHEKIVQALSNSVGEIHMKTMPAAMFRLLTGQETPMFI; encoded by the exons ATGGCTTACAGGAAGAGGCCAGGGACCAGTGGCTGCAGCATGGTGGAGCCCCCCTCCCAGGCCCCCTGCTCTGCCCCCTATCCCCCGGAGCAACACAGCCTGGAGCAGGAGGAGGCActtgagggaggagaggaggaggaggaggaggacgtcCGCTACTGCAGCCAGCAGGGCCTGGAGCCAGAGATGACGGACAGTCGTCCTGCCACGCCTGCTACACCAGAACATGACCCCCAGCATGACCCCGGTCAGGTTCACTTGGACCGCAACGATCACGACGACCACAGTCACAGCGACTGTCACAGTCACCACGAGGTAGACTGCCATGTCCGTGACCACGGTCACGAACACGAAGCCTGCCACGGTCACCACCATGACCACGCTGACAGCCTGGACGGAGACTCCAGCTCCGACTATGTCAACAACACTTCGGAGGATGAGGACTACGACGAGGGCCTGCCGGAGGAGGACGAGGGCGTCACGTACTACATCCGCTATTGTCCTGAGGATGACAGCTACCTGGAGGGCAACGTGGACTGTAACGAGGCTGAGGTGGAATACGCCAGCAGCACCGTGCAGCAGGTCCAGTCTGAGAAGCCCACCCACACAGACGACTGCCAGGAGGCGGTGGAGGAGTGGGTGGAGGGAGACGTGGGGGAGGTGCGCTGCGAGGTGGTGGAGCAAGACCCGGATGAGCAGATCTACGACGGGCGACCGCAGCCCATCCTcgaccaccacccccaccccgcCAACCTCctgcaggaggaggaagaggaggagggggacgaCAGCGAGGAGTTCCTCCCCAAcgaagaggcagaggaggagagagatggggtcgGCTATACTGGGGACTACTACGCCCCAGAGGACAATGGGAACTCTGTGGTTCACGTAGGGAGGTCTCCGTACCGTGGCCGTaaggtggtggtggagggggagacgggggaggaggcggaggaggacATTGACCAGATAGTGGCCGAGATCAAGATGAGCATGAGCATGGGGAGTCTGAGCAGTGGAGGCACCGACCCAGGCCACAGTCCTGAGGAGCTGCTGGCCGACCCACCTGAGGCCCCGGCCAAGCTCgaaacccccaccccccaccgcCACGACAGCCGACCCAAGTCCCTCAAACTCCCCTCCACACGGCACAACCACCCCGATCTCCAGAGGGGTTTCAAGGTGCGCTCCCGCACCCCGGAGGAGCGACAGAAGTGGGCTGAAGAACAG ATGACCAATGAGGCAGAGCAGCCCAGGAAACAGCAGCGCTCTGACCTCAATGTGCCTCTGGAGAACAACAACGTCCCTGAG CAAACAAAGAAGGCTGCATCTTTCCCCAGCTTTGTTGATG tTCCAGGGCCCTGCGAGCCAGAGGATCTTATTGATGGCATCATCTTTGCTGCTAACTACCTGGGCTCCACCCAGCTGCTCTCTGAAAGGAACCCGTCCAAGAACATCCGCATGATGCAGGCCCAGGAAGCAGTCAGCCGGGTCAAg AGTCCAGAGGGGGATGCACAGACACTGACGGAGGTGGACCTCTTCATCTCCACCCAGAGGATCAAAGTGCTCAATGCAGACACCCAG GAGACCATGATGGACAATGCCTTGCGTACCATCTCCTACATTGCCGACATCGGCAACATTGTGGTGCTGATGGCGAGACGCCGTATGCCTCGCACAGCCTCCCAGGACTGCATCGAGACGACACCCGGAGCGCCAGAGGCAAAGAAGCAGTACAAGATGATCTGCCATGTGTTTGAGTCCGAGGAC GCCCAGCTCATAGCCCAGTCGATTGGGCAGGCATTCAGTGTGGCCTACCAGGAGTTCCTGAGGGCTAACGGCATCAACCCGGAGGACCTCAGTCAGAAGGAGTACAGTGACATCATCAACACGCAGGAAATGTACAACGACGACCTCATCCACTTCTCCAACTCTGAGAACTGCAAAGAG CTGCAGTTGGACAAGCAGAAGGGGGAGATTCTGGGTGTGGTGATAGTGGAGTCTGGCTGGGGATCCATTCTGCCCACGGTCATCCTGGCCAACATGATGAACGGTGGGCCGGCGGCCCGCTCCGGGAAGCTCAGCATCGGAGATCAGATCATGTCCATCAACAACACAAGCCTGGTGGGGTTGCCGCTCGCCACCTGTCAGGGAATCATCAAG GGCCTGAAGAACCAGGTCCAGGTGAAACTGAACATCGTCAGCTGTCCCCCTGTCACCACCGTACTCATCAAGAGGCCAGACCTCAAGTACCAGCTGGGCTTCAGTGTCCAGAATGGGATT ATCTGTAGCCTGATGCGTGGGGGTATTGCTGAACGAGGAGGTGTCCGGGTTGGCCATCGCATTATTGAGATCAACGGACAGAGCGTTGTGGCTACAGCACATGAAAAGATTGTCCAAGCACTCTCCAACTCGGTGGGAGAG ATTCACATGAAAACGATGCCAGCCGCCATGTTCAGACTCTTAACCGGACAGGAGACCCCTATGTTTATATAA
- the apba2b gene encoding amyloid-beta A4 precursor protein-binding family A member 2 isoform X2, with translation MAYRKRPGTSGCSMVEPPSQAPCSAPYPPEQHSLEQEEALEGGEEEEEEDVRYCSQQGLEPEMTDSRPATPATPEHDPQHDPGQVHLDRNDHDDHSHSDCHSHHEVDCHVRDHGHEHEACHGHHHDHADSLDGDSSSDYVNNTSEDEDYDEGLPEEDEGVTYYIRYCPEDDSYLEGNVDCNEAEVEYASSTVQQVQSEKPTHTDDCQEAVEEWVEGDVGEVRCEVVEQDPDEQIYDGRPQPILDHHPHPANLLQEEEEEEGDDSEEFLPNEEAEEERDGVGYTGDYYAPEDNGNSVVHVGRSPYRGRKVVVEGETGEEAEEDIDQIVAEIKMSMSMGSLSSGGTDPGHSPEELLADPPEAPAKLETPTPHRHDSRPKSLKLPSTRHNHPDLQRGFKVRSRTPEERQKWAEEQMTNEAEQPRKQQRSDLNVPLENNNVPEQTKKAASFPSFVDGPCEPEDLIDGIIFAANYLGSTQLLSERNPSKNIRMMQAQEAVSRVKRVQKAAKIKKKASPEGDAQTLTEVDLFISTQRIKVLNADTQETMMDNALRTISYIADIGNIVVLMARRRMPRTASQDCIETTPGAPEAKKQYKMICHVFESEDAQLIAQSIGQAFSVAYQEFLRANGINPEDLSQKEYSDIINTQEMYNDDLIHFSNSENCKELQLDKQKGEILGVVIVESGWGSILPTVILANMMNGGPAARSGKLSIGDQIMSINNTSLVGLPLATCQGIIKGLKNQVQVKLNIVSCPPVTTVLIKRPDLKYQLGFSVQNGIICSLMRGGIAERGGVRVGHRIIEINGQSVVATAHEKIVQALSNSVGEIHMKTMPAAMFRLLTGQETPMFI, from the exons ATGGCTTACAGGAAGAGGCCAGGGACCAGTGGCTGCAGCATGGTGGAGCCCCCCTCCCAGGCCCCCTGCTCTGCCCCCTATCCCCCGGAGCAACACAGCCTGGAGCAGGAGGAGGCActtgagggaggagaggaggaggaggaggaggacgtcCGCTACTGCAGCCAGCAGGGCCTGGAGCCAGAGATGACGGACAGTCGTCCTGCCACGCCTGCTACACCAGAACATGACCCCCAGCATGACCCCGGTCAGGTTCACTTGGACCGCAACGATCACGACGACCACAGTCACAGCGACTGTCACAGTCACCACGAGGTAGACTGCCATGTCCGTGACCACGGTCACGAACACGAAGCCTGCCACGGTCACCACCATGACCACGCTGACAGCCTGGACGGAGACTCCAGCTCCGACTATGTCAACAACACTTCGGAGGATGAGGACTACGACGAGGGCCTGCCGGAGGAGGACGAGGGCGTCACGTACTACATCCGCTATTGTCCTGAGGATGACAGCTACCTGGAGGGCAACGTGGACTGTAACGAGGCTGAGGTGGAATACGCCAGCAGCACCGTGCAGCAGGTCCAGTCTGAGAAGCCCACCCACACAGACGACTGCCAGGAGGCGGTGGAGGAGTGGGTGGAGGGAGACGTGGGGGAGGTGCGCTGCGAGGTGGTGGAGCAAGACCCGGATGAGCAGATCTACGACGGGCGACCGCAGCCCATCCTcgaccaccacccccaccccgcCAACCTCctgcaggaggaggaagaggaggagggggacgaCAGCGAGGAGTTCCTCCCCAAcgaagaggcagaggaggagagagatggggtcgGCTATACTGGGGACTACTACGCCCCAGAGGACAATGGGAACTCTGTGGTTCACGTAGGGAGGTCTCCGTACCGTGGCCGTaaggtggtggtggagggggagacgggggaggaggcggaggaggacATTGACCAGATAGTGGCCGAGATCAAGATGAGCATGAGCATGGGGAGTCTGAGCAGTGGAGGCACCGACCCAGGCCACAGTCCTGAGGAGCTGCTGGCCGACCCACCTGAGGCCCCGGCCAAGCTCgaaacccccaccccccaccgcCACGACAGCCGACCCAAGTCCCTCAAACTCCCCTCCACACGGCACAACCACCCCGATCTCCAGAGGGGTTTCAAGGTGCGCTCCCGCACCCCGGAGGAGCGACAGAAGTGGGCTGAAGAACAG ATGACCAATGAGGCAGAGCAGCCCAGGAAACAGCAGCGCTCTGACCTCAATGTGCCTCTGGAGAACAACAACGTCCCTGAG CAAACAAAGAAGGCTGCATCTTTCCCCAGCTTTGTTGATG GGCCCTGCGAGCCAGAGGATCTTATTGATGGCATCATCTTTGCTGCTAACTACCTGGGCTCCACCCAGCTGCTCTCTGAAAGGAACCCGTCCAAGAACATCCGCATGATGCAGGCCCAGGAAGCAGTCAGCCGGGTCAAg AGGGTTCAGAAGGCTGCCAAAATCAAGAAAAAGGCG AGTCCAGAGGGGGATGCACAGACACTGACGGAGGTGGACCTCTTCATCTCCACCCAGAGGATCAAAGTGCTCAATGCAGACACCCAG GAGACCATGATGGACAATGCCTTGCGTACCATCTCCTACATTGCCGACATCGGCAACATTGTGGTGCTGATGGCGAGACGCCGTATGCCTCGCACAGCCTCCCAGGACTGCATCGAGACGACACCCGGAGCGCCAGAGGCAAAGAAGCAGTACAAGATGATCTGCCATGTGTTTGAGTCCGAGGAC GCCCAGCTCATAGCCCAGTCGATTGGGCAGGCATTCAGTGTGGCCTACCAGGAGTTCCTGAGGGCTAACGGCATCAACCCGGAGGACCTCAGTCAGAAGGAGTACAGTGACATCATCAACACGCAGGAAATGTACAACGACGACCTCATCCACTTCTCCAACTCTGAGAACTGCAAAGAG CTGCAGTTGGACAAGCAGAAGGGGGAGATTCTGGGTGTGGTGATAGTGGAGTCTGGCTGGGGATCCATTCTGCCCACGGTCATCCTGGCCAACATGATGAACGGTGGGCCGGCGGCCCGCTCCGGGAAGCTCAGCATCGGAGATCAGATCATGTCCATCAACAACACAAGCCTGGTGGGGTTGCCGCTCGCCACCTGTCAGGGAATCATCAAG GGCCTGAAGAACCAGGTCCAGGTGAAACTGAACATCGTCAGCTGTCCCCCTGTCACCACCGTACTCATCAAGAGGCCAGACCTCAAGTACCAGCTGGGCTTCAGTGTCCAGAATGGGATT ATCTGTAGCCTGATGCGTGGGGGTATTGCTGAACGAGGAGGTGTCCGGGTTGGCCATCGCATTATTGAGATCAACGGACAGAGCGTTGTGGCTACAGCACATGAAAAGATTGTCCAAGCACTCTCCAACTCGGTGGGAGAG ATTCACATGAAAACGATGCCAGCCGCCATGTTCAGACTCTTAACCGGACAGGAGACCCCTATGTTTATATAA
- the LOC114840946 gene encoding uncharacterized protein LOC114840946 has protein sequence MDGIGTEEPVYYSGLTDRNRGPFVSGFHHSLTHLLVLCLVFTTALLIFWFCVWFSPQPYSSSGSVSGLHHSLTHLLVLCLGFTTALLIFWFCVWFLPQPYSSSGSVSGFHHSLTHLLVLSLVFTTALLIFWFCVWSSPQPYSSSGSVSGFHHSLTHHLVLCLVFTTALLIFWFCVWFLPQPYSSSGSVSGFHHSLSHLLVLCLGFNTALLIFWFCVWSSPQPYSSSGSVSGFHHSLTHLLVLCLVFTTALLFFWFSVWFSPQSYSSSGPLQLTYSAFVELRTLEINQKIKKISPDSHPAIGFIVLF, from the exons ATGGATGGTATTGGGACAGAGGAACCTGTTTActactcagggctcacagaTAGAAACAGAGGTCCTTTTGTGTCTG GTTTTCACCACAGCCTTACTCATCTTCTGGTTCTGTGTCTGGTTTTCACCACAGCCTTACTCATCTTCTGGTTCTGTGTCTGGTTTTCACCACAGCCTTACTCATCTTCTGGTTCTGTGTCTGGTCTTCACCACAGCCTTACTCATCTTCTGGTTCTGTGTCTGGGCTTCACCACAGCCTTACTCATCTTCTGGTTCTGTGTCTGGTTTTTACCACAGCCTTACTCATCTTCTGGTTCTGTGTCTGGTTTTCACCACAGCCTTACTCATCTTCTGGTTCTGTCTCTGGTTTTCACCACAGCCTTACTCATCTTCTGGTTCTGTGTCTGGTCTTCACCACAGCCTTACTCATCTTCTGGTTCAGTGTCTGGTTTTCACCACAGCCTTACTCATCATCTGGTTCTGTGTCTGGTTTTCACCACAGCCTTACTCATCTTCTGGTTCTGTGTCTGGTTTTTACCACAGCCTTACTCATCTTCTGGTTCTGTCTCTGGTTTTCACCACAGCCTTTCTCATCTTCTGGTTCTGTGTCTTGGCTTCAACACAGCCTTACTCATCTTCTGGTTCTGTGTCTGGTCTTCACCACAGCCTTACTCATCTTCTGGTTCTGTGTCTGGTTTTCACCACAGCCTTACTCATCTTCTGGTTCTGTGTCTGGTTTTCACCACAGCCTTACTCTTCTTCTGGTTCAGTGTCTGGTTTTCACCACAGTCTTACTCATCTTCTGGTCCTTTGCAGTTGACATACAGCGCTTTTGTGGAGCTCAGAACATTGGAGATTaaccagaaaataaaaaaaatttcccCAGACAGCCACCCAGCAATAGGtttcattgtgttgttttag
- the sord gene encoding sorbitol dehydrogenase isoform X2: MHSVGICGSDVHYWQRGRIGDFVVKKPMVLGHEAAGRVVKVGSEVKHLKEGDRVAVEPGVPREMDEFFKSGNYNLSPTIFFCATPPDDGNLCRYYKHSANFCYKLPDNVTYEEGALIEPLSVGIHACRRAGVTLGSSILICGAGPIGLVCLLVGQAMGASQVVMTDLSPDRLAMGKELGADHCLTVKREDGPEELARRVEGLLGAQPHVTIECTGVESSVQTAIYSTRPGGVVVLVGLGAPMTTVPLLSAAVREVDIRGVFRYRNTWPMAISMLASKKVNVAPLVTHRFPLEQAVQAFETTRQGLGVKVMLKCDKTDQNP, translated from the exons ATGCACTCTGTTGGGATCTGTGGGTCGGATGTGCACTACTGGCAGCGTGGACGCATAGGCGACTTCGTGGTGAAGAAGCCCATGGTGCTAGGGCATGAGGCCGCTGGAAGGGTGGTGAAGGTAGGCTCAGAAGTGAAGCACCTCAAAGAAG GGGATAGAGTTGCTGTAGAGCCAGGTGTTCCTCGCGAGATGGACGAGTTCTTCAAATCAGGAAACTACAATCTGTCCCCCACCATATTCTTCTGTGCCACCCCACCTGATGATGGGAATTTATGCAGATATTACAAACACAGCGCCAACTTCTGTTACAA GTTACCTGACAACGTGACATATGAGGAGGGGGCCCTGATTGAGCCCCTGTCTGTGGGCATCCATGCCTGTCGAAGAGCTGGAGTGACCCTTGGCAGCAGTATCTTAATCTGCGGGGCAG gaCCCATTGGGTTGGTCTGTTTGCTGGTGGGTCAGGCTATGGGTGCTTCACAGGTGGTCATGACCG ACCTGTCGCCAGATCGCCTGGCCATGGGCAAGGAGCTGGGAGCAGACCACTGTCTGACTGTGAAGAGGGAAGACGGGCCTGAGGAGCTGGCCAGGCGGGTGGAGGGGCTCCTGGGAGCGCAGCCTCATGTCACCATCGAGTGCACCGGCGTGGAGAGCAGTGTCCAAACGGCCATTTAT TCGACGCGTCCCGGAGGAGTGGTGGTTCTAGTGGGTCTTGGCGCCCCGATGACCACGGTCCCACTGCTCAGTGCTGCTGTCAGAGAGGTGGACATCAGAGGAGTCTTCCGCTACCGCAACAC CTGGCCGATGGCTATATCGATGCTGGCCTCTAAGAAGGTGAATGTGGCTCCTCTGGTGACTCATCGGTTCCCCCTGGAGCAGGCGGTGCAGGCCTTCGAGACCACGCGACAGGGACTGGGTGTCAAGGTCATGCTGAAGTGTGACAAGACTGACCAGAACCCCTGA
- the sord gene encoding sorbitol dehydrogenase isoform X1: MEKDNLSVVLHSQGDLRLEQRPIPEPGPNEVLIQMHSVGICGSDVHYWQRGRIGDFVVKKPMVLGHEAAGRVVKVGSEVKHLKEGDRVAVEPGVPREMDEFFKSGNYNLSPTIFFCATPPDDGNLCRYYKHSANFCYKLPDNVTYEEGALIEPLSVGIHACRRAGVTLGSSILICGAGPIGLVCLLVGQAMGASQVVMTDLSPDRLAMGKELGADHCLTVKREDGPEELARRVEGLLGAQPHVTIECTGVESSVQTAIYSTRPGGVVVLVGLGAPMTTVPLLSAAVREVDIRGVFRYRNTWPMAISMLASKKVNVAPLVTHRFPLEQAVQAFETTRQGLGVKVMLKCDKTDQNP, from the exons ATGGAAAAGGACAACCTATCCGTGGTTTTGCATTCCCAGGGCGACCTCAGACTG GAACAACGCCCTATTCCTGAACCAGGTCCAAATG AGGTGTTGATTCAGATGCACTCTGTTGGGATCTGTGGGTCGGATGTGCACTACTGGCAGCGTGGACGCATAGGCGACTTCGTGGTGAAGAAGCCCATGGTGCTAGGGCATGAGGCCGCTGGAAGGGTGGTGAAGGTAGGCTCAGAAGTGAAGCACCTCAAAGAAG GGGATAGAGTTGCTGTAGAGCCAGGTGTTCCTCGCGAGATGGACGAGTTCTTCAAATCAGGAAACTACAATCTGTCCCCCACCATATTCTTCTGTGCCACCCCACCTGATGATGGGAATTTATGCAGATATTACAAACACAGCGCCAACTTCTGTTACAA GTTACCTGACAACGTGACATATGAGGAGGGGGCCCTGATTGAGCCCCTGTCTGTGGGCATCCATGCCTGTCGAAGAGCTGGAGTGACCCTTGGCAGCAGTATCTTAATCTGCGGGGCAG gaCCCATTGGGTTGGTCTGTTTGCTGGTGGGTCAGGCTATGGGTGCTTCACAGGTGGTCATGACCG ACCTGTCGCCAGATCGCCTGGCCATGGGCAAGGAGCTGGGAGCAGACCACTGTCTGACTGTGAAGAGGGAAGACGGGCCTGAGGAGCTGGCCAGGCGGGTGGAGGGGCTCCTGGGAGCGCAGCCTCATGTCACCATCGAGTGCACCGGCGTGGAGAGCAGTGTCCAAACGGCCATTTAT TCGACGCGTCCCGGAGGAGTGGTGGTTCTAGTGGGTCTTGGCGCCCCGATGACCACGGTCCCACTGCTCAGTGCTGCTGTCAGAGAGGTGGACATCAGAGGAGTCTTCCGCTACCGCAACAC CTGGCCGATGGCTATATCGATGCTGGCCTCTAAGAAGGTGAATGTGGCTCCTCTGGTGACTCATCGGTTCCCCCTGGAGCAGGCGGTGCAGGCCTTCGAGACCACGCGACAGGGACTGGGTGTCAAGGTCATGCTGAAGTGTGACAAGACTGACCAGAACCCCTGA